The following are from one region of the candidate division KSB1 bacterium genome:
- a CDS encoding cobalamin-dependent protein (Presence of a B(12) (cobalamin)-binding domain implies dependence on cobalamin itself, in one of its several forms, or in some unusual lineages, dependence on a cobalamin-like analog.), whose amino-acid sequence MNTLAQKQKAFLACLENLDRQRAEEMTRQALSAGDDPEQLLTQMILPAMDSIAQKQRNKEIVVAQIFVMAKIIETCINMILIELPIKPRKLGTVVIGTPMGDYHGLGKKLVATFLRLADFEVMDLGLSVNRYDFVNMAIAFNAKVICVSALLLHTALGIRQIREELDSRQHRDIKLVVGGALFNFNPKLKDKYGADAMASNAMDAVRVVKHLMGVK is encoded by the coding sequence ATGAACACACTTGCACAAAAACAAAAGGCTTTTCTCGCCTGCCTGGAGAACCTCGATCGTCAACGAGCGGAAGAGATGACCCGGCAGGCCTTGAGTGCCGGCGACGATCCCGAGCAACTGCTAACCCAGATGATTCTGCCGGCGATGGACAGCATCGCCCAAAAGCAGCGCAACAAGGAAATCGTTGTCGCCCAGATCTTCGTGATGGCCAAAATCATCGAAACCTGCATCAACATGATTCTCATCGAATTGCCGATCAAACCGCGCAAACTCGGCACGGTCGTGATCGGCACCCCGATGGGCGACTATCATGGCCTGGGCAAGAAACTGGTTGCCACCTTTCTGCGCTTGGCGGATTTTGAAGTGATGGATCTCGGTTTGAGCGTCAACCGATACGACTTTGTCAACATGGCGATCGCCTTCAACGCCAAAGTCATTTGTGTGTCCGCGCTCTTGCTGCATACCGCGCTCGGAATCCGGCAAATTCGCGAAGAGCTGGACAGCCGCCAGCATCGCGACATCAAGCTTGTGGTCGGCGGTGCCTTGTTCAATTTCAATCCCAAACTCAAAGACAAATACGGCGCGGATGCCATGGCCTCCAATGCCATGGATGCCGTGCGTGTTGTCAAGCACCTGATGGGGGTGAAATAA
- a CDS encoding roadblock/LC7 domain-containing protein, translating to MVENTKAELTLILKDLRNNNAGIEGAALIAPDGRLIADDFPADAPREKVATVCGALLELGAKTTTALEHGAFRELHLKGAAHATVLYNLKTAVLALRLAAETNLGMINLSAQEATEAIRLLLAGEQTAS from the coding sequence ATGGTTGAGAATACGAAAGCAGAGCTGACTCTCATCCTCAAGGACTTGCGGAACAACAATGCTGGCATCGAAGGAGCGGCATTGATTGCTCCTGATGGCAGGTTGATCGCAGACGACTTTCCCGCTGACGCCCCGCGCGAAAAAGTGGCAACGGTCTGCGGCGCGCTTTTGGAACTTGGGGCAAAGACCACCACGGCTCTGGAGCATGGCGCATTCCGGGAGTTGCATTTAAAGGGCGCAGCGCATGCCACGGTGTTGTACAACTTGAAAACGGCGGTCCTGGCGCTCCGGCTTGCGGCCGAAACCAATTTGGGCATGATCAACCTGTCTGCTCAGGAGGCCACCGAAGCAATTCGTCTTTTGCTGGCAGGTGAGCAGACCGCGAGCTGA
- a CDS encoding alpha/beta hydrolase, translating to MKPFYFGTPEKPLFGVFHPSPQNLHRKLGVVICNPIGQEHIRAHRALRLLATRLNQAGFHVLRFDYYGCGDSAGESEEGTLEQWREDVAHAVTELKKHARVNQVALLGLRLGASLSLLAGSQREDVTSLILWEPVVSGAQYLQRLLKDHEQWGIDAGLKSKPANGNLEVLGFPLPASLRHSLTRLNLLALSSLLAKRIFLVVNEEKPGDLELRNHLAQFASAIDYQQISGLKVWAKQAGADKGMVPAQILHTLVAWLSRLDS from the coding sequence ATGAAACCATTCTACTTTGGCACACCTGAAAAACCGTTGTTCGGAGTTTTCCACCCCTCGCCGCAAAACTTGCATCGCAAGCTCGGCGTGGTGATCTGCAATCCCATCGGCCAGGAGCACATCCGCGCCCACCGCGCGCTGCGCCTGCTGGCCACCCGCCTGAATCAGGCCGGCTTTCATGTGCTGCGTTTCGACTATTATGGCTGTGGCGATTCCGCCGGTGAAAGTGAGGAAGGCACGCTCGAACAATGGCGGGAGGATGTGGCGCACGCCGTGACGGAGCTCAAAAAACACGCGCGGGTGAACCAGGTTGCGCTGCTGGGTCTGCGGCTGGGCGCCTCGCTCTCCCTGCTCGCCGGCAGTCAGCGCGAAGACGTCACCAGTCTCATCCTGTGGGAGCCGGTGGTCAGCGGTGCGCAGTACCTGCAGCGCCTGCTGAAGGATCACGAGCAATGGGGTATTGACGCCGGTTTGAAAAGCAAGCCCGCCAACGGCAACCTGGAGGTGCTGGGCTTTCCCCTGCCCGCCAGCCTGCGACACAGCCTGACGCGCTTGAATTTGCTGGCCCTCTCGTCACTCTTGGCGAAGCGCATCTTCCTGGTGGTCAACGAGGAAAAGCCCGGCGATCTCGAACTGCGCAACCACCTGGCGCAATTCGCCAGCGCCATTGATTATCAGCAGATCAGCGGCCTCAAAGTATGGGCCAAACAGGCCGGCGCCGACAAAGGCATGGTGCCGGCGCAAATCCTGCACACGTTGGTAGCGTGGCTTTCGCGACTCGACTCATGA
- a CDS encoding uroporphyrinogen decarboxylase family protein, translating to MPTPLERLLAAISHKESDRIPILPILLQQGAKELGMPLQEYFTNGEKLAEGQERLLEKYGHDGVIGVPHVVEDLLAFGQKLVYFPNGAPVLGSMAITRFHEIDSLRPHDPTEVPELRQTLLAIELLARRFKGKVPIFGAGIAPFSLPSMFIGTEKWLQLLFDDEQMRLQYLDKFLAVSMEFCVNWMNRQLAAGADAVIIADGMASATILLRKQFQDWAVPVIKQTISRINGPVVYEGVGSLGQFAELLPELGAVAVVLDRTDDLAACKKVLQGKVAMVGNLNNIAMIDWTPEEIEQQVKTACLAAKAGGGFILANQGPEMPYDVPDANIQAFVEAGKRWGKQ from the coding sequence ATGCCGACACCACTGGAAAGATTACTCGCCGCGATCAGCCACAAGGAATCCGATCGCATCCCGATTCTCCCCATTCTCCTGCAGCAGGGCGCCAAAGAGCTCGGCATGCCGTTGCAGGAGTATTTCACCAATGGCGAAAAGCTGGCGGAAGGTCAGGAACGTTTGCTGGAAAAATATGGGCACGACGGCGTCATTGGGGTGCCGCATGTGGTTGAAGATCTGCTCGCCTTTGGCCAAAAGCTGGTCTATTTTCCCAATGGCGCACCGGTGCTGGGCAGCATGGCGATCACGCGCTTTCATGAAATCGATTCCCTGCGGCCCCACGATCCCACCGAGGTGCCGGAGCTGCGCCAAACGCTGCTCGCCATCGAGTTGCTGGCCCGGCGGTTCAAGGGCAAAGTGCCGATCTTCGGCGCCGGCATTGCGCCGTTCTCCTTGCCGAGCATGTTCATCGGCACGGAAAAATGGCTGCAATTGCTGTTTGACGACGAGCAAATGCGGCTGCAGTACCTGGATAAATTTCTCGCGGTGTCGATGGAGTTCTGTGTCAACTGGATGAATCGCCAGCTCGCGGCCGGTGCCGATGCCGTGATCATTGCCGACGGCATGGCTTCTGCAACCATCCTGCTGCGCAAACAATTTCAGGACTGGGCCGTGCCCGTCATCAAGCAAACCATCAGCAGGATCAACGGCCCGGTGGTCTACGAAGGGGTGGGCTCGCTCGGCCAGTTTGCCGAGCTGTTGCCGGAATTGGGTGCGGTGGCCGTGGTACTCGATCGCACGGACGACCTGGCCGCCTGCAAGAAAGTCCTGCAGGGCAAAGTGGCGATGGTCGGCAATTTGAACAACATCGCCATGATCGACTGGACGCCGGAGGAAATCGAGCAGCAGGTGAAAACAGCTTGTCTGGCTGCCAAAGCCGGCGGCGGTTTTATACTGGCCAACCAGGGCCCCGAAATGCCCTATGATGTTCCGGACGCCAACATTCAAGCCTTTGTGGAGGCGGGGAAAAGATGGGGCAAGCAATGA
- a CDS encoding roadblock/LC7 domain-containing protein encodes MAIRKRLKLDRIIQGLRRDDPEVLNAVLATPDGLVIAHTLASVEAARQLAASAAALLALVSRANHKLGHGAPREIFVENTGNILYFFCTGSSILAVTLRPHTELERFLEYGRAAVKEISSILEHAISH; translated from the coding sequence GTGGCCATACGCAAGCGATTAAAACTGGATCGAATTATTCAGGGGCTGCGCCGCGATGATCCGGAGGTGCTCAACGCTGTTTTGGCCACACCTGACGGGTTGGTCATCGCGCATACCCTCGCCTCTGTGGAGGCTGCCAGGCAACTGGCGGCCTCGGCTGCGGCGTTGCTGGCTCTGGTCAGTAGAGCCAATCACAAGCTTGGTCACGGTGCACCGCGGGAAATATTCGTGGAAAACACCGGCAATATCCTGTACTTCTTTTGCACCGGCAGCAGCATCCTTGCCGTCACGCTCAGGCCGCATACGGAACTTGAACGATTCCTGGAATACGGCCGCGCTGCCGTGAAAGAAATCAGCTCGATTTTGGAACATGCCATTTCGCATTGA
- a CDS encoding DUF1638 domain-containing protein translates to MKPDLVRAEPSRHLVITCGVLEKELLAWPKREHFHLDFVFLPSSLDLDYDRLEAAITKSLRRAASLQYDKRFVLYGQCHPLITEFVARNGGILLPLGNCFELLLGKEAYQEELAKGTYFLLPQWAGQWNRIFTRKLGFTSDTACLFFPEMHVKALYLDTGFAYQPAFQAQPFTAFTRLPVEFRKVDLRGMHERLHTAFTMLLGSEELDAMSQD, encoded by the coding sequence ATGAAACCTGATTTGGTGAGAGCGGAACCCTCGCGCCATCTCGTCATCACCTGTGGGGTGCTCGAGAAAGAACTGCTGGCCTGGCCGAAACGCGAACACTTCCATCTCGATTTCGTTTTTCTGCCTTCCAGCCTGGATCTGGATTATGACCGCCTGGAAGCCGCCATTACGAAATCTCTCCGGCGCGCGGCATCCCTGCAATACGACAAGCGTTTCGTGCTTTACGGTCAGTGTCATCCCCTGATTACGGAATTCGTTGCGCGCAATGGCGGCATACTCCTGCCGTTGGGCAATTGCTTCGAATTGCTGCTGGGCAAAGAAGCGTATCAGGAGGAATTGGCCAAGGGGACCTACTTCCTTTTGCCACAATGGGCGGGACAATGGAACAGGATTTTCACCCGAAAACTCGGCTTCACCTCCGACACGGCCTGCCTGTTCTTCCCGGAAATGCACGTCAAGGCGCTTTACCTGGACACCGGTTTTGCATACCAGCCGGCCTTTCAAGCGCAACCGTTCACCGCCTTTACCAGACTGCCGGTCGAATTTCGCAAAGTGGATCTCAGGGGCATGCATGAACGGTTGCACACGGCTTTTACAATGCTTCTAGGGTCAGAAGAACTGGATGCCATGTCTCAAGATTGA
- a CDS encoding roadblock/LC7 domain-containing protein gives MATKSERLQEVLTDLRQETGDIEASAVVSVDGLMIASDLPRDVGKETVAAMSAAMLSIGKRAAQELSRGRLNQVFIDGSEGSKIIMTAGDRALLAALARPNANLGLVFLEMKRAADNIAGIV, from the coding sequence ATGGCAACCAAATCCGAAAGATTACAGGAAGTGCTGACGGACTTGCGTCAGGAAACCGGCGACATTGAGGCCTCTGCCGTGGTCAGTGTGGACGGCCTGATGATCGCCTCCGACTTGCCGCGCGACGTGGGCAAGGAAACCGTGGCGGCGATGAGCGCGGCAATGCTGTCCATCGGCAAACGCGCCGCACAGGAGTTGTCACGCGGCCGGCTCAACCAGGTTTTTATCGACGGTTCCGAGGGCTCGAAAATCATCATGACCGCCGGCGACAGAGCCTTGTTGGCCGCCCTAGCGCGCCCGAATGCCAATCTCGGCCTGGTGTTCCTGGAGATGAAGCGGGCCGCTGACAATATCGCCGGCATCGTGTAA
- a CDS encoding ABC transporter ATP-binding protein/permease, which translates to MPKFYDDGSDGVMPKHETWPVIKRFLPFVRPHQKTIVLIAVLMVLALPLSAVAPLIVKYLINKVVPSRDLAEMFLIGGVLIALALLDQGLACWQAVLSKRVELKVLNRMRLDLFAHMIRLPMSFFTRHSTGYLMSRQRDDLRHLSGVMADTVLRAGISAVRALVFIGLLFYLDFVLALTGLGLVLLFVAVNQSYSKPLRRRNQIVQEAIARTSTSLHEAIIGISLIKATAREKTETRHYTHLLNEHTRASFRRDLLEVLATETIELFAKLGLYTIVLIGAYRIIVGATTFGDLMAFFMALTTLFTSLTSLMKANQQLQRAMNALQRIYEVLDTPQEPASKSFPKLKPASCEIVFDNVSFGYTPDTLVLRQINAKIPDGAQVALVGPSGTGKSTFASLIPRFYDPTHGRILMNGVDLREINLYSLRRLIGIVPQDVFLFDRTIRENIAYGTGITDHHAIEEAARAANAHEFILSFPRGYDTRIGERGVRISVGQKQRLAIAREILRNPPILILDEATSSLDSASEALIQEALHRFKQNRTSVVIAHRLSTVIEADWILVFDKGRIIEQGRHEELLARGGFYAFLFETQFKRGQEAMEAVYNAGENGRRSKVVSEQQA; encoded by the coding sequence ATGCCGAAATTTTACGACGATGGTTCCGACGGCGTCATGCCGAAACATGAAACCTGGCCGGTCATCAAACGCTTCCTGCCTTTTGTCAGGCCCCACCAAAAAACCATTGTGCTGATTGCCGTGTTGATGGTGCTGGCCCTGCCGCTCAGTGCGGTGGCGCCGCTGATCGTCAAATATCTCATCAACAAGGTGGTGCCGAGCCGTGATCTCGCCGAAATGTTCCTCATCGGCGGCGTGCTCATTGCCCTCGCCCTGCTCGATCAGGGCCTGGCCTGCTGGCAGGCGGTGTTGAGCAAGCGTGTCGAACTCAAGGTGCTCAACCGGATGCGCCTCGACCTGTTCGCGCACATGATTCGCCTGCCCATGAGCTTCTTCACCCGGCACAGCACCGGTTACTTGATGAGCCGGCAGCGCGATGACTTGCGCCATCTCAGCGGCGTGATGGCGGACACCGTGCTGCGCGCCGGCATCAGCGCTGTGCGCGCACTGGTGTTCATCGGCCTGCTGTTCTATCTCGATTTCGTCCTCGCCCTCACCGGCCTCGGCCTGGTGCTGCTCTTCGTCGCGGTCAATCAGAGTTATTCCAAACCACTGCGCCGCCGCAATCAAATTGTGCAGGAGGCGATCGCCCGCACCTCGACCTCGCTGCACGAAGCCATCATCGGCATCAGCCTGATCAAGGCCACCGCGCGCGAAAAAACCGAGACCCGGCATTACACCCATCTGCTCAACGAGCATACCCGCGCCTCCTTCCGCCGGGACCTGCTCGAAGTCTTGGCCACCGAAACCATCGAGTTGTTCGCCAAGCTCGGCCTCTATACCATCGTCTTGATCGGCGCCTACCGCATCATCGTGGGCGCCACCACTTTCGGCGACCTGATGGCCTTTTTCATGGCGCTCACCACGCTCTTCACTTCGCTCACCAGCCTGATGAAGGCCAACCAGCAATTGCAGCGCGCCATGAACGCCCTGCAGCGCATCTACGAGGTGCTCGACACCCCGCAGGAGCCGGCGAGCAAGTCTTTCCCGAAACTCAAACCGGCGAGCTGCGAAATCGTGTTCGACAATGTGAGCTTCGGCTACACGCCGGACACGCTGGTCCTGCGCCAGATCAACGCGAAGATCCCCGACGGCGCACAGGTCGCGCTGGTGGGCCCGAGCGGCACCGGCAAATCCACCTTCGCCAGTTTGATTCCGCGCTTCTATGATCCCACCCATGGCCGCATTCTTATGAACGGCGTCGATCTCAGGGAAATCAACCTTTACAGTCTGCGCCGCCTGATCGGCATCGTGCCGCAGGACGTTTTTCTGTTCGACCGCACCATTCGGGAGAATATCGCCTACGGCACCGGCATCACCGATCACCATGCCATCGAGGAGGCCGCGCGTGCCGCCAATGCCCATGAGTTCATTCTCAGTTTCCCCAGGGGCTATGACACGCGCATCGGCGAGCGCGGCGTGCGCATCTCGGTCGGGCAGAAGCAGCGTCTGGCCATTGCGCGCGAGATTCTGCGCAATCCGCCCATCCTCATTCTTGATGAAGCCACCAGCTCGCTCGACTCCGCCTCCGAGGCGCTGATTCAGGAGGCCCTGCATCGTTTCAAACAGAATCGCACTTCGGTGGTGATTGCACACCGCCTGTCGACCGTCATCGAGGCGGACTGGATTTTGGTGTTCGACAAGGGTCGCATCATTGAGCAGGGCCGTCACGAGGAATTGCTGGCACGCGGCGGTTTTTACGCTTTTCTGTTTGAAACCCAGTTCAAGCGCGGCCAGGAGGCAATGGAAGCGGTGTACAACGCGGGCGAAAACGGCAGGCGCTCCAAAGTGGTGAGCGAACAGCAGGCGTGA
- a CDS encoding amino acid adenylation domain-containing protein — translation MSFDPQRATDLSVEAKRALLAQLLKQKGATPSSCFPLSFAQQRLWYLDQLEPGSAAYHLPLAVRLKGPLNVAALEEACVQILARHESLRTTFELVEGEPRQRIAPPAPFKLEMESLQSVAPEARDAEVRRRVREQALKPFNLATGPLWRIKLYRLAADEHVVFVCMHHIISDGWSRNVFVNEMAALYRAFSSGSTAALPELPIQYVDFAQWQRNWLQGEVLDRQLAYWKKQLAGLGTLQLPLDRPRPPVQTYRGARMPFHLTPDLTQKLQALSQREAVTLFMTLLAAFQTLLHRHARQTDIAVGTPIANRTRRETEGLIGFFANTLVMRTDFSGDPTFRELLQRVRETALGAYAHQDLPFERLVEELQPERDLSRSPLFQVMFILQNTPKPPAEDQLGLAVSVLESEGGTAMFDMTLSLTEAENGGLTGFLEYNTDLFEPATITRWLARWQTLLAGIVTDPNQRVSRLPVLPAAEREQLLVAWNATDSPYPEVCLHELLAAQAAATPAAVAAVFEQQELTYAELNARANQLAHHLRGLGLQPEELVGICVERSLDMLVALLGILKAGGAYVPLDPSFPPDRLAFMVTDAGLRFLVTQSTLLESLPEHNAELVCLDTDWDFIEGRSRANPANVNTPAHLAYVIYTSGSTGTPKGVQISHKAVVNFLHAMRQRPGLTATDVLLAVTTLSFDIAGLELYLPLLVGGRVVIASREVAGDGNALLDLLTRSQATVMQATPATWRLLLAAGWEHGSSLKVLCGGEALPRELALQLRERSSSLWNMYGPTETTIWSTLHQVEPGNAAIVIGRPIANTQVYILDAHLQPVPIGVMGDLYLGGDGLARGYWRRPELTAEKFIPHPFARTPGERLYKTGDLARYLADGTIDFLGRSDHQVKVRGFRIELEEIEAVLNQHPAVQAAVVVAREDVPGDQRLVAYLISRGPQAAGGSELRTFLRLKLPDYMLPSAYVTLPAFPLTPNGKVDRRRLPPPEGRVADEVPTTYVAPRTPMEKLIAQVWREALKIEHVGVHDNFFDLGGHSLLSMQVIARLEKATGRRLHPRDMILQTVEQLATILEARQAAPASKGAAAASV, via the coding sequence ATGAGTTTTGACCCGCAACGGGCCACTGACCTTTCTGTCGAAGCCAAGCGGGCTTTGCTCGCGCAATTGCTGAAACAAAAAGGGGCCACACCTTCGTCCTGTTTTCCCCTGTCCTTCGCACAACAACGGCTGTGGTACCTTGATCAGCTCGAGCCCGGCAGTGCGGCCTATCATCTGCCCCTGGCCGTTCGCTTGAAGGGGCCGTTGAATGTGGCCGCGCTCGAAGAGGCCTGTGTACAAATCCTTGCGCGTCACGAAAGCCTGCGCACGACCTTTGAACTCGTGGAGGGCGAGCCCAGGCAGCGCATTGCGCCGCCCGCTCCCTTCAAGCTCGAAATGGAGTCCTTGCAGTCAGTCGCCCCCGAAGCACGGGACGCAGAAGTGCGGCGGCGTGTGCGGGAGCAGGCACTCAAGCCCTTCAACCTCGCCACCGGGCCGCTGTGGCGCATCAAGCTCTACCGTTTGGCGGCGGACGAGCATGTGGTGTTCGTGTGCATGCATCACATCATTTCCGACGGCTGGTCACGCAATGTCTTCGTCAATGAAATGGCGGCATTGTATCGTGCCTTCAGCTCCGGCAGCACGGCGGCCCTGCCCGAGCTGCCCATCCAATACGTCGATTTCGCGCAATGGCAGCGCAACTGGCTGCAGGGTGAGGTGCTGGACAGGCAGCTTGCCTACTGGAAAAAACAGCTCGCCGGACTGGGCACGCTGCAGCTTCCCCTCGACCGGCCGCGGCCGCCGGTGCAAACCTATCGCGGCGCCCGCATGCCTTTTCACCTCACGCCGGACCTCACGCAAAAGCTGCAGGCCCTTTCCCAGCGTGAAGCCGTCACTCTGTTCATGACGCTGCTGGCCGCCTTTCAAACCTTGCTGCACCGCCATGCGCGGCAAACCGACATTGCCGTGGGCACGCCCATCGCCAATCGCACCCGCCGGGAAACCGAGGGGCTGATCGGCTTTTTTGCCAACACCCTGGTCATGCGCACCGATTTTTCCGGTGATCCCACTTTTCGTGAGCTGCTGCAGCGCGTGCGCGAAACTGCACTCGGCGCCTATGCCCATCAAGATCTGCCCTTCGAGCGCCTGGTGGAAGAGCTGCAGCCCGAGCGCGACTTGAGCCGCAGCCCGCTGTTTCAGGTGATGTTCATTCTGCAGAACACACCCAAACCGCCGGCCGAAGATCAGTTGGGCCTGGCCGTGAGTGTGCTGGAAAGTGAAGGCGGCACGGCGATGTTCGACATGACGCTCTCGCTCACCGAAGCGGAAAACGGCGGCCTCACCGGCTTTCTCGAATACAACACCGATTTGTTTGAACCTGCCACCATCACACGCTGGCTGGCGCGCTGGCAAACGCTGCTGGCCGGCATCGTCACTGATCCCAACCAGCGTGTGTCACGCCTGCCCGTGCTGCCTGCGGCGGAGCGCGAACAATTGCTGGTCGCCTGGAACGCGACCGACTCCCCCTATCCCGAGGTGTGTTTGCACGAGCTGCTGGCTGCACAAGCCGCCGCCACTCCCGCGGCCGTCGCGGCCGTGTTCGAACAGCAGGAACTGACCTATGCTGAACTCAACGCCCGCGCCAATCAACTGGCGCATCATCTCCGCGGCCTCGGCCTGCAGCCGGAAGAACTGGTCGGCATCTGCGTGGAGCGCTCACTCGACATGCTCGTCGCTCTGCTGGGCATTCTCAAGGCTGGCGGCGCCTATGTGCCGCTCGATCCCTCCTTCCCGCCCGACCGCCTGGCTTTCATGGTGACAGACGCCGGCCTGCGCTTTCTCGTCACCCAATCCACCTTGTTGGAAAGCCTGCCGGAGCACAATGCCGAGCTGGTGTGTCTGGATACCGATTGGGATTTCATCGAAGGCCGCAGCCGCGCGAATCCTGCGAATGTGAACACCCCCGCACATCTCGCTTATGTGATCTACACCTCCGGCTCCACCGGCACGCCCAAGGGTGTGCAAATTTCGCACAAGGCGGTTGTGAATTTTCTACACGCAATGCGGCAGCGGCCCGGTCTGACCGCCACAGATGTGTTGCTGGCCGTGACAACCCTCTCGTTCGACATTGCGGGCCTGGAGCTGTATCTGCCCCTGCTGGTGGGCGGCCGTGTCGTGATTGCCAGCCGGGAGGTGGCGGGCGACGGCAATGCCCTGCTGGACCTGCTCACCCGTTCGCAAGCCACCGTGATGCAAGCCACCCCTGCCACCTGGCGGTTGTTGCTGGCGGCCGGCTGGGAGCATGGCAGCAGCCTGAAGGTGCTGTGCGGGGGGGAAGCGCTGCCGCGTGAACTGGCGCTGCAGCTTCGCGAGCGCAGCAGCTCCTTGTGGAACATGTATGGCCCGACCGAAACCACCATTTGGTCCACCCTGCATCAGGTGGAACCGGGCAATGCCGCGATCGTCATCGGCCGGCCGATCGCCAACACGCAGGTTTACATCCTCGATGCCCACTTGCAGCCGGTGCCGATTGGTGTGATGGGTGACCTTTATCTCGGCGGCGACGGTCTGGCACGCGGTTATTGGCGCAGACCGGAACTGACCGCGGAAAAATTCATCCCCCATCCTTTTGCACGCACACCGGGTGAGCGTCTCTACAAGACCGGCGATCTCGCGCGCTATCTCGCGGATGGCACCATCGATTTTCTCGGCCGCAGCGATCACCAGGTGAAAGTGCGCGGCTTTCGCATCGAGCTGGAGGAGATCGAAGCCGTGCTCAATCAACATCCCGCGGTGCAGGCGGCAGTGGTCGTGGCGCGCGAAGATGTGCCCGGTGATCAGCGCCTGGTGGCTTATCTCATCAGCCGCGGCCCGCAAGCGGCCGGCGGCAGCGAATTACGCACTTTTCTGCGTCTGAAGCTACCGGATTACATGTTGCCCTCCGCCTATGTGACGCTGCCGGCGTTTCCCCTGACGCCCAACGGCAAGGTTGATCGCCGCCGCCTGCCACCCCCGGAGGGCCGGGTTGCTGATGAAGTGCCCACCACTTACGTTGCGCCGCGCACCCCGATGGAAAAGCTGATTGCGCAAGTCTGGCGCGAGGCGTTGAAAATCGAACACGTCGGTGTGCACGACAATTTTTTCGACCTTGGCGGACATTCGCTGCTGTCGATGCAGGTGATTGCGCGCTTGGAGAAAGCCACCGGCCGCCGTCTGCATCCGCGTGACATGATTTTACAAACCGTGGAACAGCTTGCGACCATCTTGGAAGCCCGCCAGGCTGCCCCAGCCAGCAAGGGCGCGGCTGCGGCCTCGGTTTAA
- a CDS encoding DUF3365 domain-containing protein yields MWTDRLQDELVSEQARKVAETISSQVLAEQLVYAEKVVQKLEQDGTGAAPDAQLKLGFVHLPEQFMREVGSRATSSFLRGTPYQYRLLSEWNHSPETGIIDAFEKWAWGRLKEQENAFRSNGTVPDHRLGYPWQPVYRLEKSDTGKVLRFMSAVPANAACLNCHNTLAQSTTGRQWQSHELLGALAISVPMRELDRLAARARIFLLAGIGGIFLLVAVIVTLIVSRAGIGPIMTTVNLLREHATQLEQAAGSLVNVNRDIAFESEQQFQALRKLDFIKDLYGHDRQLQGMLESAANSLDKTRHSAEQVAAALERSTMVCSKIEKSCLEIKKICDQTQGKTGQKKSTGK; encoded by the coding sequence ATGTGGACGGATCGCCTGCAAGATGAACTGGTCAGTGAGCAAGCGAGAAAGGTGGCGGAAACCATCAGCAGCCAGGTGCTCGCTGAACAGCTCGTTTATGCCGAGAAAGTCGTGCAAAAATTGGAGCAAGACGGCACCGGGGCCGCTCCAGATGCGCAACTGAAATTGGGCTTCGTGCATCTGCCGGAACAATTCATGCGGGAGGTCGGATCACGTGCCACCTCTTCTTTCCTCAGGGGCACCCCTTATCAATATCGATTGTTGAGTGAATGGAACCACAGCCCCGAAACCGGCATCATCGATGCGTTCGAAAAATGGGCGTGGGGGCGGCTCAAAGAGCAGGAAAATGCATTCAGAAGCAACGGGACAGTGCCAGATCACAGACTCGGCTACCCCTGGCAGCCCGTCTATCGTCTGGAAAAGAGCGATACGGGCAAAGTATTGCGCTTCATGAGCGCAGTGCCGGCGAATGCGGCCTGTTTGAACTGTCATAATACCCTGGCGCAAAGCACAACGGGCCGGCAGTGGCAAAGTCATGAGCTCCTGGGCGCGCTGGCGATTTCAGTTCCGATGCGGGAACTCGACCGTCTGGCGGCACGGGCCCGAATTTTTCTTCTGGCCGGCATTGGCGGGATTTTTCTGCTGGTGGCCGTCATCGTGACGCTGATCGTTTCCCGTGCCGGCATTGGGCCAATCATGACGACCGTAAACCTGCTGCGGGAGCATGCCACCCAGCTCGAGCAAGCCGCCGGCAGCCTTGTCAACGTCAATCGGGATATTGCGTTCGAATCGGAGCAGCAATTCCAAGCGCTGCGAAAGCTGGACTTCATCAAAGACCTGTATGGTCATGACCGCCAGTTGCAAGGAATGCTCGAATCGGCCGCGAACAGCCTCGACAAAACCCGGCACTCGGCAGAGCAAGTGGCCGCCGCCCTGGAACGCTCGACCATGGTGTGCAGCAAAATCGAAAAGAGCTGCCTGGAGATCAAAAAGATCTGTGATCAGACGCAGGGAAAGACAGGGCAAAAAAAGTCAACAGGGAAATGA